The nucleotide sequence TTCTTATTTTTAAGTGAACATTAGTAAAAATTAGAATTGCTCAAATCTAATAGGTTCAAACAATTCGACAACGTATAGACGTAAAACAATCATACCGTCACTTTGCGAAGGCCATTATTTACGCTACCTCCAGTCCCTCCGCAAAGGAGCAGAACCTATGCCTGAACTGGCGGTAGCTTTGCTCGAAGTAAAACATCTCTTCCCGAATATGCCACTGCGCGCACTCTGTCTTCCTACCTTTAGAAATATCCCCGTTCGCAGCAAGAGGCATTACCCGGGTTTCAGGTCTGATTTCATCCAACAATTTATCGACTGATTGCAGGTATTGATGGAGTTGACTCATCAAATCAGTCAGTTTGTAGGGCTGTATGCATGCTCCTTTGTTTAAAAGGTAACTCTCGAAAATCGCAAGTTCACGGCGGTTGTATTCGAGCTCGTTTTGCCAAAGCATGCTTTCAAAGTGCCTAAGATGGCTCGTTGTGTCCTTTTTCATGGTAGTTGAGTATTACAGTATGACATTCCAATCAGGTGAAGGCAATTCATCCGTCGGATCAGGAACGGTTTCAGATAGTACCAGCAAGGGTACCTGAGCATCGTAGGCAAGTATTCGGCTTGTACTTCGGTTCAGCAGTACGTCCCACAAACTGTGGTGGTGCGAAACCGTTACCAGTAGGTCGGTTTCATGGCTGGAAATGAAGGCTTCAATTCCAGCAGCGGGCGAGTCATTTTTGGTATAGTGGTGTTGTGGATTATACCCTAGAAAATACTCATTTAAAAGCCTTTTTTCCTGGCTATCTACTTCTGAATCCGAAGAATCCGGGTCCAAAATACTAAGAAAAACTAACCCCGACATTCCGCTCTTCATCAGTTCCCTAACGGGTGCAAGTACCTCAGGCATGCGGAAGTTTTGATAGTCGATGGCTACTACTATCCTCTGAACAGGTTTGACCGGTACCGAAGACGGAACTACCAGGACAGGGTACCTGGCCGCCCGGATGATTTCGGTGGCTACACTACCCAGGCGCACACTGCTGCCGGTCCCGCTTGCACCTACCACTACTGCATCAAAAGGTACCTTTTCGTAGATTCCTGTTACCGCCACGGCCAGGTTACCCCCAATAGCGGTGCCTCGGAATGAAAAATCCCCATCAGAATTCTTTTGTTTCAACGCGTCAACATATTCGTTGATACGGGATTGGGCATTATGGTCAACTACCTCATCGACCTGGTCGTTGGATAGAGGCAATTCGATATAGCAATTGAGTACGGTAAACTCACAGGCTATTCCTTTGTACAATTGCAGTGCAAAATCAATGGCCTTGCGGGAAGTTTCAGAAAAGTCGGTCAGGAGCAGGATTTTTTTCATCAGTAAGGGGATTTACAGTTTCAAGGTGATGATTTAGTTAAAAAAAGTATTCCTAATCGTATGGTTACCCTTATGAAAGTACAATTTTCAGTCTTCTGGAAGGAGGTACTATATGTCAGATAATACTTGAAAAAAGTAGCCCTACTTGTTATCAAAGGTGAGTTCATATTCCCACAAAGCCCGGCTAGGGTACCTAGCTAAAGCCCCACAACAATCAGAAATCACCCTCTTCTTTTCTATAAGCCAGCCCTGTGAATACCGACTTTGAAAAACTAAATATCAGGGTATCAACCAGAAATTGTAGTCCAGATGAAGTAAGAATCAACTAACTTATGACTTTACCGTAAAAACAGACGGGCAGCAATTGAAGTGACTAATTTACAATTTTCCTCTCCCACCTCCACCTATCGCTACACACATGGCGATCGTATTCTGGTAGCCATTGACTGCATCGTATTCGGGTACGATGAGAACGGGCTTCAATCCCTGTTGGTAAAGCGCCACATTGAACCCGGAAAAGGTCAATGGGCTCTGATGGGAGGGCTTTTGGAAGAAAAAGAAACGCTGGATCAGGCAGCGAAGCGTATTCTGGTCAAGCTCACCGGGATGACCGATGTATACCTCGAA is from Salmonirosea aquatica and encodes:
- a CDS encoding universal stress protein, with amino-acid sequence MKKILLLTDFSETSRKAIDFALQLYKGIACEFTVLNCYIELPLSNDQVDEVVDHNAQSRINEYVDALKQKNSDGDFSFRGTAIGGNLAVAVTGIYEKVPFDAVVVGASGTGSSVRLGSVATEIIRAARYPVLVVPSSVPVKPVQRIVVAIDYQNFRMPEVLAPVRELMKSGMSGLVFLSILDPDSSDSEVDSQEKRLLNEYFLGYNPQHHYTKNDSPAAGIEAFISSHETDLLVTVSHHHSLWDVLLNRSTSRILAYDAQVPLLVLSETVPDPTDELPSPDWNVIL